One Globicephala melas chromosome 6, mGloMel1.2, whole genome shotgun sequence genomic window carries:
- the ZNF484 gene encoding zinc finger protein 484 isoform X2, which translates to MTKSLGSVSFKDVTVDFSREEWQQLDLAQKSLYRDVMLENYFNLISVGCQVPKPEVIFNLERGEQPCMLDGEISSQSYLDQGIGFETSQQGMSEEVSIQFERINLFTRDDLYSILEEWWQDDEQTGRCEENQNKHLSHVAFINKDTLANEGDCEYNKDIRKMFRVNTYLVPSRKRLHNCDSFQKSLKPIVSLCNYNRNNVTENFDKIIGYGNIFTHMNSHTEMNACGYNQCKKLLSHKQTLIQHQKFHGENLYLFSDCVKLSTHKSHLFAHQRIYTEEKHHECSKCETVFTRKSQFAVPQVYTREKPYICTEYGKDFSLNSNHEKTPHTEETDCKFSPHGKAFIQKSDLFRHQRIHPGGKKTYNYNECGKNVSQNSNLNIHKKVHTGEKHFECTECGKAFTRKSTLSMHQKIHTGEKPYVCTECGKAFIRKSHFITHERIHTGEKPYECSDCGKSFIKKSQLHVHQRIHTGENPFICSECGKVFTHKTNLIIHQKIHTGERPYICTECEKAFTDRSNLIKHQKIHTGEKPYKCSDCGKSFTWKSRLRIHQKCHTGERHYECSECGKAFIQKSTLSMHQRIHKGEKPYVCTECGKAFFHKSHFITHERIHTGEKPYECSDCGKSFTKKSQLHVHQQIHTGEKPYRCAECGKAFTDRSNLFTHQKIHTGEKPYKCNDCGKAFTRKSGLHIHQQSHTGERHYECSECGKAFARKSTLIMHQRIHTGEKPYICTECGKSFIQKSHLNRHWRIHTGEKPYECSDCGKAFIKKTQLLEHHRIHTGEKPYMCAECGKAFTIRSNLIKHQKIHTKQKPYKCSDFRKAFNWKVQLSIHQKSDTGEVECSVPHSWCGDKSFEEL; encoded by the coding sequence atcaaGGTATTGGTTTTGAAACATCACAACAGGGAATGTCTGAAGAAGTTTCAATCCAGTTTGAGAGAATTAATCTCTTCACAAGAGATGACCTGTATTCCATTTTAGAAGAATGGTGGCAAGATGATGAACAGACAGGGAGATGTGAGGAAAACCAGAACAAACATTTAAGTCATGTTGCCTTCATCAACAAGGATACACTAGCTAATGAGGGAGACTGTGAATATAATAAAGACATTAGGAAAATGTTTCGTGTAAACACATACCTTGTTCCTTCAAGAAAAAGACTCCATAACTGTGACTCATTTCAAAAGAGTTTGAAGCCTATTGTAAGCCTATGTAATTATAATAGAAACAATGTAACAGAAAATTTTGATAAGATTATTGGATATGGTAATATCTTTACTCATATGAATTCTCATACAGAAATGAATGCTTGTGGATATAATCAATGTAAGAAACTTCTGAGTCATAAGCAAACTCTCATTCAACATCAAAAATTTCATGGGGAGAACctctatttattttctgattgtgTAAAACTTTCCACCCATAAGTCACACctttttgcacatcaaaggattTATACTGAAGAGAAACATCATGAGTGCAGCAAATGTGAAACAGTCTTCACTCGGAAGTCCCAATTTGCTGTACCTCAGGTTTATACAAGAGAGAAACCTTATATATGCACTGAATATGGGAAGGACTTTTCCCTCAACTCAAACCATGAGAAAACTCCTCACACTGAGGAGACTGATTGTAAATTCAGTCCACATGGAAAAGCCTTTATCCAGAAGTCAGATCTGTTCAGACACCAGAGAATTCatcctggagggaaaaaaacctatAATTATAATGAATGTGGGAAAAATGTCTCTCAGAATTCAAACCTCAATATACATAAGAAAgttcatactggtgagaaacaCTTTGAATGTACTGAATGTGGAAAAGCTTTCACAAGGAAATCAACACTAAGTATGCATCAGAAAATTCATacaggagaaaaaccctatgTATGtactgaatgtgggaaagcctttatcCGGAAGTCACATTTTATTACACATGAGAGAATTCATACcggagagaaaccttatgaatgcAGTGACTGTGGGAAGTCCTTTATAAAGAAGTCACAGCTCCATGTGCACCAGCGAATTCACACAGGGGAGAATCCCTTTATATGTTCAGAATGTGGGAAGGTCTTCACCCACAAGACAAATCTCATTATACACCAGAAAATTCATACTGGTGAGAGACCCTATATATGTACTGAATGTGAGAAGGCCTTTACTGACAGGTCAAATCTCATTAAACACCAaaaaattcatactggagagaaaccctataaatgCAGTGACTGTGGAAAATCATTCACCTGGAAGTCACGGCTCAGGATACATCAGAAATGTCATACTGGAGAGAGACATtatgaatgcagtgaatgtgggaaagcatTTATTCAGAAGTCAACACTGAGTATGCACCAGAGAAttcataaaggagaaaaaccctatgTTTGCActgaatgtgggaaggccttcttCCATAAGTCACATTTTATTACACAtgagagaattcatactggagagaaaccttacgaATGCAGTGATTGTGGGAAATCCTTCACGAAGAAGTCACAGCTTCATGTACATCAGCAaattcacacaggagagaaaccctacaGATGTGCTGAATGTGGAAAGGCTTTTACTGACAGATCAAATCTCTTTACACACCAGAaaattcatactggtgagaaaccctataaatgtaATGACTGTGGAAAAGCTTTCACTCGGAAATCAGGCCTCCATATACATCAGCAGTCTCATACTGGAGAAAGACattatgagtgcagtgaatgtgggaaagcctttgcAAGAAAATCAACACTAATTatgcatcagagaattcatacaggagagaaaccttataTTTGTACTGAATGTGGGAAGTCCTTCATCCAGAAGTCACACTTAAATCGACATtggagaattcatactggagagaagccctatgaatgCAGTGACTGTGGGAAGGCCTTTATTAAGAAGACACAACTCCTTGAACACCATCgaattcacacaggagagaaaccatatatGTGTGCTGAATGTGGAAAGGCCTTCACAATCAGATCAAATCTTATTAAACACCAGAAAATTCATACTAAACAGAAACCCTATAAATGTAGTGACTTTAGGAAAGCCTTCAACTGGAAAGTACAACTCAGTATACATCAGAAATCTGATACTGGGGAAGTAGAATGCTCAGTGCCACACTCATGGTGTGGGGATAAAAGTTTTGAGGAGCTATAG
- the ZNF484 gene encoding zinc finger protein 484 isoform X3: MLDGEISSQSYLDQGIGFETSQQGMSEEVSIQFERINLFTRDDLYSILEEWWQDDEQTGRCEENQNKHLSHVAFINKDTLANEGDCEYNKDIRKMFRVNTYLVPSRKRLHNCDSFQKSLKPIVSLCNYNRNNVTENFDKIIGYGNIFTHMNSHTEMNACGYNQCKKLLSHKQTLIQHQKFHGENLYLFSDCVKLSTHKSHLFAHQRIYTEEKHHECSKCETVFTRKSQFAVPQVYTREKPYICTEYGKDFSLNSNHEKTPHTEETDCKFSPHGKAFIQKSDLFRHQRIHPGGKKTYNYNECGKNVSQNSNLNIHKKVHTGEKHFECTECGKAFTRKSTLSMHQKIHTGEKPYVCTECGKAFIRKSHFITHERIHTGEKPYECSDCGKSFIKKSQLHVHQRIHTGENPFICSECGKVFTHKTNLIIHQKIHTGERPYICTECEKAFTDRSNLIKHQKIHTGEKPYKCSDCGKSFTWKSRLRIHQKCHTGERHYECSECGKAFIQKSTLSMHQRIHKGEKPYVCTECGKAFFHKSHFITHERIHTGEKPYECSDCGKSFTKKSQLHVHQQIHTGEKPYRCAECGKAFTDRSNLFTHQKIHTGEKPYKCNDCGKAFTRKSGLHIHQQSHTGERHYECSECGKAFARKSTLIMHQRIHTGEKPYICTECGKSFIQKSHLNRHWRIHTGEKPYECSDCGKAFIKKTQLLEHHRIHTGEKPYMCAECGKAFTIRSNLIKHQKIHTKQKPYKCSDFRKAFNWKVQLSIHQKSDTGEVECSVPHSWCGDKSFEEL, encoded by the coding sequence atcaaGGTATTGGTTTTGAAACATCACAACAGGGAATGTCTGAAGAAGTTTCAATCCAGTTTGAGAGAATTAATCTCTTCACAAGAGATGACCTGTATTCCATTTTAGAAGAATGGTGGCAAGATGATGAACAGACAGGGAGATGTGAGGAAAACCAGAACAAACATTTAAGTCATGTTGCCTTCATCAACAAGGATACACTAGCTAATGAGGGAGACTGTGAATATAATAAAGACATTAGGAAAATGTTTCGTGTAAACACATACCTTGTTCCTTCAAGAAAAAGACTCCATAACTGTGACTCATTTCAAAAGAGTTTGAAGCCTATTGTAAGCCTATGTAATTATAATAGAAACAATGTAACAGAAAATTTTGATAAGATTATTGGATATGGTAATATCTTTACTCATATGAATTCTCATACAGAAATGAATGCTTGTGGATATAATCAATGTAAGAAACTTCTGAGTCATAAGCAAACTCTCATTCAACATCAAAAATTTCATGGGGAGAACctctatttattttctgattgtgTAAAACTTTCCACCCATAAGTCACACctttttgcacatcaaaggattTATACTGAAGAGAAACATCATGAGTGCAGCAAATGTGAAACAGTCTTCACTCGGAAGTCCCAATTTGCTGTACCTCAGGTTTATACAAGAGAGAAACCTTATATATGCACTGAATATGGGAAGGACTTTTCCCTCAACTCAAACCATGAGAAAACTCCTCACACTGAGGAGACTGATTGTAAATTCAGTCCACATGGAAAAGCCTTTATCCAGAAGTCAGATCTGTTCAGACACCAGAGAATTCatcctggagggaaaaaaacctatAATTATAATGAATGTGGGAAAAATGTCTCTCAGAATTCAAACCTCAATATACATAAGAAAgttcatactggtgagaaacaCTTTGAATGTACTGAATGTGGAAAAGCTTTCACAAGGAAATCAACACTAAGTATGCATCAGAAAATTCATacaggagaaaaaccctatgTATGtactgaatgtgggaaagcctttatcCGGAAGTCACATTTTATTACACATGAGAGAATTCATACcggagagaaaccttatgaatgcAGTGACTGTGGGAAGTCCTTTATAAAGAAGTCACAGCTCCATGTGCACCAGCGAATTCACACAGGGGAGAATCCCTTTATATGTTCAGAATGTGGGAAGGTCTTCACCCACAAGACAAATCTCATTATACACCAGAAAATTCATACTGGTGAGAGACCCTATATATGTACTGAATGTGAGAAGGCCTTTACTGACAGGTCAAATCTCATTAAACACCAaaaaattcatactggagagaaaccctataaatgCAGTGACTGTGGAAAATCATTCACCTGGAAGTCACGGCTCAGGATACATCAGAAATGTCATACTGGAGAGAGACATtatgaatgcagtgaatgtgggaaagcatTTATTCAGAAGTCAACACTGAGTATGCACCAGAGAAttcataaaggagaaaaaccctatgTTTGCActgaatgtgggaaggccttcttCCATAAGTCACATTTTATTACACAtgagagaattcatactggagagaaaccttacgaATGCAGTGATTGTGGGAAATCCTTCACGAAGAAGTCACAGCTTCATGTACATCAGCAaattcacacaggagagaaaccctacaGATGTGCTGAATGTGGAAAGGCTTTTACTGACAGATCAAATCTCTTTACACACCAGAaaattcatactggtgagaaaccctataaatgtaATGACTGTGGAAAAGCTTTCACTCGGAAATCAGGCCTCCATATACATCAGCAGTCTCATACTGGAGAAAGACattatgagtgcagtgaatgtgggaaagcctttgcAAGAAAATCAACACTAATTatgcatcagagaattcatacaggagagaaaccttataTTTGTACTGAATGTGGGAAGTCCTTCATCCAGAAGTCACACTTAAATCGACATtggagaattcatactggagagaagccctatgaatgCAGTGACTGTGGGAAGGCCTTTATTAAGAAGACACAACTCCTTGAACACCATCgaattcacacaggagagaaaccatatatGTGTGCTGAATGTGGAAAGGCCTTCACAATCAGATCAAATCTTATTAAACACCAGAAAATTCATACTAAACAGAAACCCTATAAATGTAGTGACTTTAGGAAAGCCTTCAACTGGAAAGTACAACTCAGTATACATCAGAAATCTGATACTGGGGAAGTAGAATGCTCAGTGCCACACTCATGGTGTGGGGATAAAAGTTTTGAGGAGCTATAG